The Rhodococcus triatomae genome includes a window with the following:
- a CDS encoding amino acid ABC transporter permease produces the protein MDLLSKYDQQLLDAFWMTVKLTALSGVGALVIGTVLAAMRVSPIPVARAVAATYVTIFRNTPLTLIIIFCSFGLFQTMGVALAQQDSPTFFVDNNFRLAVLGLSVYTAAFVCESLRSGINTVHVGQSEAGRSLGLTFSQNLRLIVLPQAFRAVTAPLGSVLIALTKNTTIASVIGVAEASLLMKTMIENEAAIFVVGGIFALGFVLLTLPMGLLFGYLSKRFEVAR, from the coding sequence GTGGACCTACTGAGCAAGTACGACCAGCAGTTGCTCGACGCGTTCTGGATGACCGTCAAGCTCACCGCGCTGTCGGGCGTCGGCGCCCTCGTCATCGGCACCGTCCTCGCCGCGATGCGGGTCTCCCCCATTCCGGTCGCACGCGCGGTCGCGGCCACCTACGTGACGATCTTCCGCAACACGCCGCTCACGCTGATCATCATCTTCTGCTCGTTCGGGCTGTTCCAGACGATGGGCGTGGCGCTGGCCCAACAGGACTCGCCGACATTCTTCGTGGACAACAACTTTCGGCTCGCCGTCCTCGGCCTGAGCGTCTACACGGCGGCATTCGTCTGCGAGTCCCTCCGTTCCGGCATCAACACCGTGCACGTCGGCCAGTCCGAGGCCGGCCGGTCCCTGGGGCTGACGTTCTCCCAGAACCTGCGGCTGATCGTGCTCCCGCAGGCGTTCCGCGCCGTGACCGCTCCCCTGGGCAGCGTGCTCATCGCGCTCACCAAGAACACCACGATCGCCTCGGTGATCGGCGTCGCCGAGGCGTCACTGCTGATGAAGACGATGATCGAGAACGAGGCGGCGATCTTCGTCGTCGGCGGCATCTTCGCGCTCGGTTTCGTTCTCCTGACCCTGCCGATGGGCCTGCTCTTCGGCTACCTGAGCAAGCGATTCGAGGTCGCCCGATGA
- a CDS encoding alpha/beta fold hydrolase, whose amino-acid sequence MTTRLVFLHGAGGFLDDRRMADDLAGVLDARLDIPHLPEEDMSFDAWAASIRTSLTAMRTGDLLVAHSFGASILLRVLAERRWEGVPEAVLLAMPNWGPEGWDVEEYAFAGRKPAVALSLHHCRDDEVVPVAHLSLNSASLPSARVTEHASGGHQFDGRVASIAADASGQRRRQGL is encoded by the coding sequence GTGACCACCCGACTCGTCTTCCTCCACGGCGCAGGAGGCTTCCTCGACGACCGCCGCATGGCGGACGATCTCGCAGGCGTCCTCGATGCGCGCCTGGACATACCCCACCTCCCCGAGGAGGACATGTCGTTCGATGCGTGGGCCGCTTCGATCCGCACGTCCCTGACGGCGATGCGGACCGGAGATCTTCTCGTCGCACACTCGTTCGGCGCCTCGATCCTGCTGCGTGTCCTGGCCGAGAGGCGATGGGAGGGTGTGCCGGAGGCCGTCCTCCTGGCGATGCCGAACTGGGGCCCGGAGGGCTGGGATGTCGAGGAGTACGCATTCGCCGGGCGGAAACCTGCCGTGGCTCTCTCGCTGCATCACTGCCGGGACGACGAGGTGGTCCCCGTCGCCCATCTGTCACTGAACTCGGCCAGCCTGCCCTCGGCACGGGTCACCGAACACGCGTCCGGCGGCCATCAGTTCGACGGGAGGGTCGCGTCGATTGCCGCGGACGCGTCCGGTCAGCGCAGACGCCAGGGGCTGTAG
- the gluA gene encoding glutamate ABC transporter ATP-binding protein GluA translates to MISMTAVEKTFGPLHVLQNITIEVPRGQVVIVVGPSGSGKSTLCRTINRLEPIDSGTIAVDGKVLPAEGKALAALRADVGMVFQSFNLFAHKTILENVMLAPMKVRRMKEAAAKESAFALLERVGIANQADKYPAQLSGGQQQRVAIARALAMNPKVMLFDEPTSALDPEMVQEVLDVMTSLAKEGMTMVVVTHEMGFARRAGDRVLFMADGQIVEDTEPETFFTNPRSDRAKDFLGKILSH, encoded by the coding sequence ATGATCTCCATGACAGCGGTCGAGAAGACGTTCGGTCCGCTGCACGTTCTCCAGAACATCACGATCGAGGTTCCGCGCGGACAGGTCGTGATCGTGGTCGGACCTTCCGGATCCGGCAAGTCCACCCTCTGCCGGACCATCAACCGCCTCGAGCCCATCGATTCGGGAACGATCGCCGTCGACGGCAAGGTCCTTCCCGCCGAGGGCAAGGCCCTCGCCGCACTGCGAGCCGATGTGGGGATGGTGTTCCAGTCGTTCAATCTCTTCGCGCACAAGACGATCCTCGAGAACGTCATGCTCGCCCCGATGAAGGTGCGCAGGATGAAGGAGGCCGCGGCCAAGGAGTCGGCGTTCGCTCTCCTCGAACGGGTCGGGATCGCCAACCAGGCGGACAAGTACCCGGCGCAGTTGTCGGGCGGCCAGCAGCAGCGGGTCGCGATCGCACGCGCCCTGGCCATGAACCCCAAGGTGATGTTGTTCGACGAGCCGACGTCGGCACTCGATCCGGAGATGGTCCAGGAGGTGCTCGACGTCATGACGTCCCTCGCCAAGGAAGGTATGACCATGGTCGTCGTCACGCACGAGATGGGCTTCGCGCGCCGCGCGGGCGACCGCGTGCTGTTCATGGCGGACGGGCAGATCGTCGAGGACACCGAACCCGAGACGTTCTTCACGAATCCGAGGTCCGACCGGGCGAAGGACTTCCTCGGCAAGATTCTCAGCCACTGA
- a CDS encoding Rv2732c family membrane protein, whose product MSAPNDKSDAGESTAKTDPMEGYRKDFDAAERKVAGEIDPGARALVVAVAVVVLLASFMLPHAGAANGWDVLSYNEDAAAETIILPSRIFVWLALVFGVITSMLALVTRRWVLAWGALAGTAVSMVLGMLAIWSRQTTPDVAGAGPGIGLVLAWLTVIVLTFHWLKVVWSRTAIQLAAEQERREHAAEQDDYSPWRLR is encoded by the coding sequence ATGAGCGCCCCGAACGACAAGAGCGACGCGGGCGAGAGCACCGCGAAGACCGACCCGATGGAGGGCTACCGCAAGGACTTCGACGCGGCCGAGCGCAAGGTGGCCGGCGAGATCGATCCCGGGGCCCGGGCGCTCGTCGTGGCCGTGGCCGTCGTGGTCCTGCTGGCGTCGTTCATGCTCCCGCACGCGGGTGCCGCCAACGGCTGGGACGTCCTGTCCTACAACGAGGACGCCGCGGCCGAGACGATCATCCTGCCGTCGCGGATATTCGTCTGGCTGGCGCTGGTGTTCGGCGTCATCACCTCCATGCTCGCCCTGGTGACACGTCGGTGGGTCCTGGCCTGGGGGGCGCTGGCCGGTACCGCCGTCTCGATGGTGCTCGGCATGCTCGCGATCTGGTCCCGGCAGACCACCCCCGACGTCGCCGGCGCGGGGCCGGGTATCGGTCTGGTCCTCGCGTGGCTGACCGTCATCGTCCTCACCTTCCACTGGCTCAAGGTGGTGTGGAGTCGCACGGCGATCCAGTTGGCTGCCGAGCAGGAGCGCCGCGAGCACGCCGCCGAACAGGACGACTACAGCCCCTGGCGTCTGCGCTGA
- a CDS encoding glutamate ABC transporter substrate-binding protein, whose translation MRINRSIRVGIGALAVAAIASACGGGEERSASESAASGQLTVGIKFDQPGLGLRNPDGTFSGFDVEVAKYVGEKLGVAPENITFREAPSAQRETLIQNGEVDYVVATYSITDARKEKVDFAGPYFIAGQSLLVRSDSTDITGPESLNNGKKLCSVTGSTPAQNVKDTYAQDVQLQEFDTYSACVEALRNGTVDALTTDDIILAGYAAQYPGELEVVGESFTEEQYGIGLARGDDETRTKINDAIEEMIADGSWANAFEETVGPSGFPLPEPPTVDRY comes from the coding sequence ATGAGGATCAACCGTTCGATTCGTGTGGGAATCGGCGCACTCGCGGTGGCCGCGATCGCCTCGGCGTGTGGCGGCGGGGAGGAGCGCAGTGCCTCGGAGAGCGCCGCATCCGGTCAGCTCACCGTCGGTATCAAGTTCGATCAGCCCGGTCTCGGGCTCCGTAACCCGGACGGCACCTTCAGCGGCTTCGACGTCGAGGTCGCGAAGTACGTGGGCGAGAAGCTCGGTGTCGCGCCCGAGAACATCACCTTCCGGGAAGCGCCGTCGGCGCAGCGGGAGACCCTGATCCAGAACGGTGAGGTGGACTACGTCGTCGCCACGTACTCGATCACCGACGCCCGCAAGGAGAAGGTGGACTTCGCGGGACCGTACTTCATCGCCGGTCAGTCGCTCCTCGTCCGTTCGGACAGCACCGACATCACCGGCCCCGAGTCCCTGAACAACGGAAAGAAGCTGTGCTCGGTGACGGGGTCCACCCCGGCGCAGAACGTCAAGGACACCTACGCGCAGGACGTCCAGCTCCAGGAGTTCGACACCTACAGCGCCTGCGTGGAGGCACTGCGCAACGGAACCGTCGATGCGCTGACGACCGACGACATCATTCTCGCCGGCTACGCGGCGCAGTACCCGGGTGAGCTCGAGGTCGTCGGCGAGTCCTTCACGGAGGAGCAGTACGGCATCGGCCTGGCCAGGGGCGACGACGAGACTCGCACCAAGATCAACGACGCGATCGAGGAGATGATCGCGGACGGGTCGTGGGCGAACGCTTTCGAGGAGACGGTCGGCCCGTCCGGCTTCCCGCTCCCCGAGCCGCCCACCGTCGACCGCTACTAG